From Onychostoma macrolepis isolate SWU-2019 chromosome 05, ASM1243209v1, whole genome shotgun sequence, one genomic window encodes:
- the LOC131540944 gene encoding polyubiquitin-like, whose amino-acid sequence MKLIIRLMSGLVKHLEVDGNTTVGELKRLISQHFGEPPNKQKLSADNGTRISLEDDSRTLSSYGLHSGSVVSLLITNPGPFQVFVRNEKGQTGTYEVDVNETVDQLQAKIYRKERVPVDQQRLIFNGRQLESGRKLQEYDIASGSTIHMTLRLRGG is encoded by the coding sequence ATGAAGCTGATAATTAGACTGATGAGCGGACTTGTGAAGCATCTGGAAGTGGACGGTAATACCACGGTTGGCGAACTCAAGCGGCTGATTTCTCAGCACTTCGGAGAGCCTCCTAACAAACAGAAGCTGTCTGCCGATAACGGTACCCGTATCAGCCTTGAGGATGATTCTAGGACCCTCAGCAGTTACGGATTGCACTCTGGATCAGTGGTCAGTCTTCTCATCACCAACCCTGGACCTTTCCAAGTGTTCGTCAGGAATGAGAAGGGCCAGACCGGAACGTATGAAGTTGATGTCAACGAGACCGTAGATCAGCTTCAGGCTAAGATCTACCGCAAAGAGAGAGTCCCTGTGGACCAGCAGAGACTGATATTCAACGGAAGGCAACTGGAGTCTGGCAGAAAGTTGCAGGAATACGACATCGCCTCAGGAAGCACCATTCACATGACTCTCCGTCTGCGAGGAGGCTGA